A DNA window from Nitrospirota bacterium contains the following coding sequences:
- a CDS encoding DEAD/DEAH box helicase: protein MALTDYHAKYFAHDLTRRCASDSVEKLASVLSDAQVDLNPHQIEAALFAFRNPFSRGAILADEVGLGKTIEAGLLLSQKWAEGKRRLLVIVPANLRKQWSQELADKFYLPSVILENRTFNDFIRSGNLNPFQQDAIILCSYQFARKQEPYLRQTPWDLVVIDEAHRLRNVYKPSSKIANAIKQAVASFPKILLTATPLQNSLLELYGLVSIIDDYAFGDFKTYRARFARLGNDADFNELKERLRPLCKRTLRRQVLEYVKFTNRHALVQEFVPTSEEQRLYDLVSDYLQQPTLYALPASQRQLMTLILRRLLASSTYAISDTLDGLARKLEVAAIKAETVEAPPEDLAQNWEELDELADEWDEDNAEQAAEQPRLSSEQLAEMRQETDKLREFHRLARSIVKNSKGEVLLTALRRGFAVAEQAQKSQGAATLQQKAIIFTESRRTQEYLFQILEQTEFAGKVVLFNGTNNDPKSKDIYRRWSEKHEGTDRITGSPSADMRAALVDCFRDDASIMIATEAAAEGLNLQFCNLAVNYDLPWNPQRIEQRIGRCHRYGQKFDVVVVNFLNKNNAADLRVYELLAEKFRLFSGVFGASDEVLGAVESGVDFEKRIAAIYQKCRTQEQIQFQFDELQRDLESEIAQGQRDAREQLLNNFDQEVVEKVRIQSYDYLDRFNERLWNLTRHLLAPFARFDEREYSFMLERNPFLGETIHPGPYRMGKNVEDANTYRVGHPLAQRVLEKGKDLTLAHKEVVFQYSTGGKNIAILESLKNKRGWLSCQLFSVTALETEDHLLLAGVTDDGEIIDEARCRRLFDLPGTDQGSGEIPTNIKTVLDEATASQQKNVIERTSAKNGVWFETEMDKLDRWTEDRRTALKVELEELDQQIKETKKAARFAPNLPEKLEQQRSLRTLETNRDEAWRSYDAASREVDRQKDALLDEISRRLQQKAEQKMLFALRWHLV from the coding sequence ATGGCTCTAACTGACTATCACGCCAAATATTTTGCTCACGACCTGACGCGGCGCTGCGCCTCGGATAGCGTGGAGAAGCTCGCTTCCGTGCTTTCTGATGCCCAGGTGGACCTCAACCCGCATCAAATCGAAGCCGCGCTGTTCGCCTTTCGTAATCCGTTTTCGCGTGGCGCTATCTTGGCCGATGAAGTAGGATTGGGGAAAACCATCGAGGCCGGTCTCCTCCTTTCGCAGAAATGGGCCGAAGGAAAGCGCCGGCTTCTCGTCATCGTTCCCGCTAATCTGCGAAAACAATGGAGTCAGGAGCTTGCCGACAAATTTTATCTTCCGTCTGTCATTCTGGAAAATAGAACATTTAATGATTTCATTCGTTCCGGGAATCTCAACCCATTCCAGCAGGATGCCATCATCCTCTGCTCGTATCAGTTCGCCCGAAAGCAAGAACCCTATCTGCGCCAGACCCCATGGGACCTAGTTGTAATCGACGAGGCTCATCGTCTTCGGAACGTTTACAAACCGTCCAGCAAGATCGCAAACGCAATCAAGCAGGCCGTTGCATCTTTCCCCAAAATACTCCTGACCGCGACGCCTCTCCAAAACTCGCTTCTGGAACTCTACGGACTTGTAAGCATCATTGATGATTATGCTTTCGGCGACTTTAAAACCTATCGAGCGCGATTCGCCCGCCTGGGTAATGATGCCGATTTTAATGAACTAAAAGAACGTCTCCGGCCCCTCTGCAAACGTACCTTGCGTAGACAAGTACTAGAGTATGTAAAGTTCACCAATCGTCATGCCTTGGTGCAGGAATTCGTGCCGACATCGGAAGAGCAGCGGCTATACGATTTGGTCTCCGATTATCTCCAGCAACCGACACTCTATGCCTTGCCTGCAAGTCAGCGCCAGCTCATGACGCTCATCCTGCGCCGCTTATTGGCATCGTCCACATACGCAATATCCGACACCCTTGACGGCCTTGCTCGCAAGCTTGAGGTCGCAGCCATCAAAGCAGAGACAGTGGAAGCGCCACCCGAGGATCTGGCCCAAAACTGGGAAGAACTGGACGAACTCGCTGATGAGTGGGACGAAGATAATGCTGAACAGGCCGCTGAACAACCACGGCTTTCATCTGAGCAGCTCGCGGAGATGCGACAGGAAACAGATAAACTCCGGGAATTTCATCGACTGGCCAGGTCCATTGTTAAAAACTCCAAAGGAGAAGTGCTTCTGACCGCATTAAGACGAGGGTTTGCCGTAGCAGAGCAAGCGCAAAAGAGCCAGGGCGCGGCTACACTCCAGCAGAAAGCCATCATTTTCACAGAGTCTCGCCGTACACAAGAGTATCTTTTCCAAATTTTGGAACAGACAGAGTTCGCTGGTAAAGTAGTGCTCTTTAATGGAACGAATAATGATCCGAAATCGAAAGATATCTACCGTCGATGGTCGGAAAAACACGAAGGAACAGACCGCATTACCGGTTCGCCCAGCGCAGATATGCGGGCGGCTCTGGTGGATTGTTTTCGTGACGATGCGTCCATTATGATCGCGACCGAGGCCGCAGCCGAAGGTCTCAACCTGCAATTCTGCAACTTGGCTGTAAACTATGACCTTCCCTGGAACCCCCAACGCATCGAACAGCGCATAGGCCGATGTCACCGTTACGGCCAGAAGTTTGATGTGGTGGTTGTTAACTTTCTCAACAAGAACAACGCTGCGGACCTACGGGTCTACGAGCTTTTGGCTGAGAAGTTTCGGCTTTTCAGCGGCGTGTTCGGCGCGAGCGACGAGGTATTGGGCGCCGTGGAGTCTGGTGTTGATTTTGAAAAGCGTATAGCTGCTATATATCAGAAGTGCCGCACCCAGGAACAAATACAGTTCCAATTTGATGAACTCCAACGAGATTTGGAATCCGAGATTGCACAGGGTCAGCGTGATGCCCGCGAGCAACTTCTAAATAACTTCGATCAGGAAGTGGTAGAAAAGGTCCGCATCCAGAGCTATGATTATCTCGACCGTTTCAACGAACGGCTTTGGAATCTCACTCGTCATCTACTCGCTCCTTTCGCTCGTTTTGATGAACGGGAATACAGCTTCATGCTTGAACGCAATCCTTTCCTTGGTGAGACCATTCATCCTGGGCCTTATCGAATGGGAAAGAATGTGGAAGACGCCAATACGTACCGGGTTGGACATCCTCTTGCCCAGCGTGTGCTTGAAAAAGGGAAGGATCTGACACTTGCTCATAAAGAGGTTGTATTCCAGTATTCCACTGGCGGGAAAAATATCGCGATCCTCGAATCGCTCAAGAATAAGCGCGGCTGGCTTTCATGTCAGCTTTTCAGCGTGACTGCTTTGGAAACCGAGGACCACTTGTTGCTTGCGGGTGTCACCGACGATGGCGAGATCATAGACGAAGCCAGATGCAGACGACTGTTCGATCTACCCGGCACGGACCAAGGCTCCGGCGAAATTCCAACGAATATCAAGACCGTGCTGGACGAGGCCACGGCAAGTCAGCAGAAGAACGTAATAGAAAGAACCTCCGCGAAAAATGGCGTCTGGTTTGAAACAGAGATGGATAAGTTGGATCGCTGGACTGAGGATCGTCGTACTGCGCTCAAGGTTGAACTCGAGGAGCTAGATCAGCAAATCAAGGAGACGAAAAAGGCCGCACGCTTTGCCCCCAATCTTCCTGAAAAACTCGAACAACAGCGCTCATTGCGTACATTGGAAACAAATCGGGATGAAGCGTGGCGGAGCTATGATGCCGCAAGCCGTGAAGTTGACCGCCAAAAGGACGCGCTGCTTGACGAGATCAGCAGGCGGTTACAGCAGAAAGCTGAGCAGAAAATGCTCTTTGCACTTCGGTGGCATTTAGTGTAA
- a CDS encoding site-specific DNA-methyltransferase, with protein sequence MNEPEKLDLRSLDISEERKQELLRLFPEIRTEGGKIDFDRLQLALGESVDVGKERYGMHWPGKAECFKTIQTPSMATLIPAPKESVNFDTTENLIIEGDNLEVLKLLQKSYLGKVKMISIDPPYNTGNDFIYPDNYTESLQTYLEYTGQVDAEGRKFNTNADTDGRFHSKWMNMMYPRLYLARNLLRDDGLLFVSIDDHEQSRLISLCDEIFGEENFRGKVTRSTGTPTGQGNEILVNQIDYIVVYSKSEEADLTGLEFTDEDASIYDQEDERGRYLTRSLRKTGGEDRREDRPSMYYAIKGPDGKDVFPIGPGGYESRWRCGSVRYEDLNQKGWIEWKRTGESTTKGELAWRPYQKFYLDGRKKQPSNLWTDIEGNKKASLEVKDLMGGKVFDSPKPVQLIAQCISIGADQEGIILDFFAGSGTTAHAVLDLNKQDNGNRKFILVQLPEPTSREDYPLITDITKERVRRVIQKLNKEDQGKLALNDQSGQQDLGFKVFKLAESNFKPWNAQVEQGNMAVLEKQLDLHVDHIRDGRTSDDILYEILLKSGFPLTTPVKKITLVGKTIHSAADGALFICLEKELTLELIRAMAERKPARVVCLDEGFTGNDQLKANAVQIFKTKGVTSFKTV encoded by the coding sequence ATGAACGAACCGGAAAAACTCGACCTCCGCTCTCTCGATATCTCAGAAGAAAGAAAGCAGGAACTTTTGCGCCTCTTTCCGGAGATTCGCACGGAGGGAGGAAAGATTGATTTTGACCGCCTGCAGCTTGCCCTGGGCGAGAGTGTGGACGTGGGTAAGGAACGCTACGGTATGCATTGGCCCGGCAAGGCCGAGTGCTTCAAGACCATCCAGACCCCCAGCATGGCCACACTAATCCCAGCGCCGAAAGAGTCCGTCAATTTCGACACCACGGAGAACCTCATCATTGAAGGCGACAATCTGGAAGTGTTGAAGCTTTTGCAAAAGTCGTATCTCGGCAAGGTCAAGATGATCTCTATTGATCCACCTTACAATACCGGTAACGATTTTATCTATCCAGACAACTACACCGAGAGCCTGCAAACCTATCTTGAATATACCGGGCAAGTGGACGCCGAAGGCCGGAAGTTCAACACCAATGCCGATACAGATGGTCGCTTTCACTCCAAATGGATGAATATGATGTATCCGAGGCTGTACTTGGCGCGTAATTTGTTGCGAGATGACGGTTTGCTTTTTGTATCTATTGATGATCATGAGCAGAGTCGTCTTATTAGTCTTTGCGATGAGATTTTTGGCGAGGAAAACTTTCGGGGAAAGGTGACTCGAAGCACTGGTACGCCGACGGGGCAAGGCAACGAAATCCTCGTCAATCAGATAGACTATATCGTGGTGTATTCTAAGTCCGAAGAGGCAGATCTGACGGGGCTGGAATTCACTGACGAGGACGCGAGCATTTATGATCAAGAGGATGAACGTGGACGATACCTCACGCGGTCGTTAAGAAAAACGGGCGGGGAGGATAGACGTGAAGATCGCCCCAGTATGTATTATGCTATTAAAGGCCCTGATGGGAAAGATGTATTCCCCATAGGACCAGGCGGATATGAAAGTCGTTGGAGATGCGGATCAGTCAGATATGAAGATCTCAACCAGAAGGGTTGGATTGAGTGGAAAAGGACGGGAGAGTCCACCACGAAAGGAGAACTAGCTTGGCGACCATACCAGAAGTTTTACCTAGATGGTCGCAAGAAGCAACCGTCTAACCTCTGGACGGATATCGAAGGCAACAAGAAGGCATCGCTGGAGGTTAAGGATCTCATGGGCGGTAAGGTTTTTGATTCTCCGAAGCCAGTCCAACTAATTGCACAATGCATTAGCATTGGGGCAGACCAAGAAGGTATCATCCTCGACTTCTTCGCTGGCTCCGGTACTACCGCTCATGCCGTCCTCGACCTAAATAAGCAAGATAATGGTAATCGCAAGTTCATCCTCGTCCAGCTTCCCGAGCCGACCAGCCGCGAAGATTATCCACTCATCACAGATATAACGAAAGAACGTGTACGCCGGGTTATTCAAAAGTTGAACAAAGAAGATCAAGGCAAGCTGGCACTGAATGACCAGAGCGGGCAGCAGGATCTAGGCTTTAAAGTTTTCAAACTAGCCGAGTCCAACTTCAAGCCCTGGAACGCTCAGGTAGAACAGGGCAATATGGCGGTCTTGGAAAAACAACTTGACCTGCATGTTGACCATATCCGCGATGGTCGAACGAGTGACGATATTCTCTATGAAATCCTGCTCAAGAGCGGTTTCCCGCTGACAACGCCGGTGAAAAAAATCACGCTTGTCGGCAAGACGATTCACAGCGCGGCGGACGGGGCGCTCTTTATCTGCCTTGAGAAGGAACTGACCCTGGAGCTTATCCGCGCCATGGCGGAGCGGAAACCCGCACGAGTGGTATGCCTCGACGAAGGCTTTACGGGCAACGATCAGCTCAAGGCAAATGCTGTGCAGATATTCAAAACCAAAGGTGTTACGAGCTTTAAGACGGTGTGA
- a CDS encoding putative DNA binding domain-containing protein, with translation MMKSLELEDIEKIEANCEGQDKEFKSARGGFPRSFWETYSALANTDGGAILLGVAEDEFGDVLADGLTAKQIDEYQKIFWDTVNNRGKVSRNLLTTAHVQVVEIKDARILVVHVPRASRSERPVYLGPTPFGNTFRRSHEGDYHCTEDEVRRMLADADPEAADQRILQGFSIDDLDPVSLAQYRRRFSATKPDHPWLTLEIPELLEKLGGWRRDRATGKSGLTLAGLLMFGKHQTIVDPQAAPRYFVDYREKLDLTQRWSDRIYPDGTWEANLFQFYQRVWPKITVDLRVPFRLEGVQRKDETPVHEALREAFVNALVHADYTAPGGIVIEKARDRFAMENPGTLLVSLEQMRRGGVSECRNKSLQQMFIMIGGGERAGSGYDRIQSGWRSQHWRAPALTTQFQPERVRLVMPMISLIPEDALTALQKQFGDRFNSLSKQEVQALATAYLEGEVSNVRLQELLTDHPVEITRLLQGLCEQGYLLSDNRRRWTKYRLAQIGDSSHLPQESLHLEGDSSYSGRDSSYSENNSSYKAEDEKALMSIAASIASTVRAPAQEVRKVIIELCKGRFLTVESLSGLLNRNPAGIRNQYLTPMVREGILRLRYPETPNRPDQAYTSVEGSK, from the coding sequence ATGATGAAATCATTGGAGCTTGAAGACATAGAAAAAATAGAGGCTAATTGCGAAGGGCAAGATAAGGAATTTAAGTCCGCTCGTGGTGGTTTTCCGCGCAGTTTCTGGGAGACCTATAGCGCCCTGGCCAATACCGATGGCGGAGCGATCTTGCTCGGCGTCGCTGAAGATGAATTCGGCGACGTCCTCGCGGATGGTCTGACCGCGAAACAAATAGATGAGTACCAGAAGATCTTTTGGGATACCGTGAACAATAGAGGCAAGGTGAGCCGAAATCTATTAACAACGGCTCATGTCCAGGTGGTCGAGATAAAGGACGCGCGGATTCTCGTCGTGCATGTGCCTCGCGCCTCGCGAAGCGAGCGACCGGTATATCTCGGTCCCACGCCTTTCGGCAATACCTTTCGCCGCAGTCATGAGGGGGACTATCACTGCACCGAAGATGAAGTCCGCCGAATGCTGGCTGACGCGGATCCCGAGGCGGCTGACCAGCGAATTCTTCAAGGATTTTCAATCGATGATCTCGACCCTGTTTCGCTCGCTCAATACCGCCGGCGTTTTTCGGCCACCAAGCCCGACCACCCGTGGCTGACGCTCGAAATTCCCGAACTGCTGGAAAAGCTGGGCGGATGGCGGCGAGACCGCGCTACCGGGAAGAGCGGGTTGACGCTTGCCGGGCTCCTCATGTTCGGGAAACACCAGACTATTGTCGATCCTCAGGCCGCCCCGCGGTATTTCGTCGATTACCGGGAAAAACTCGATCTCACGCAGCGCTGGAGCGACCGTATCTATCCGGACGGGACCTGGGAGGCCAATCTGTTCCAGTTCTATCAGCGGGTGTGGCCCAAGATCACGGTGGATCTGCGCGTGCCCTTCAGGCTGGAAGGCGTGCAGCGAAAAGACGAAACGCCGGTCCATGAGGCCCTGCGCGAGGCGTTTGTAAATGCCCTTGTTCATGCGGACTACACTGCGCCGGGGGGCATTGTTATTGAAAAAGCCCGCGATCGTTTTGCGATGGAAAACCCCGGGACGCTGCTGGTATCGCTTGAACAAATGCGTCGCGGCGGTGTCAGTGAGTGCCGGAACAAGTCCCTGCAACAGATGTTTATCATGATCGGCGGCGGCGAGCGGGCCGGCTCAGGATATGATCGCATCCAGAGCGGCTGGCGCAGCCAACACTGGCGGGCGCCCGCTCTGACTACGCAATTTCAGCCCGAACGGGTGCGGCTGGTCATGCCGATGATCAGCCTGATTCCTGAAGATGCTTTGACCGCCCTCCAGAAGCAGTTTGGCGACCGGTTCAACAGCCTTTCAAAGCAAGAGGTCCAGGCGTTGGCTACGGCCTATCTTGAAGGCGAAGTCTCCAATGTTCGCCTTCAGGAACTGTTGACCGACCATCCGGTTGAAATTACGCGGCTTCTGCAAGGTCTGTGCGAACAAGGTTATTTGTTGTCCGACAACCGCCGCCGATGGACAAAATACCGTTTGGCTCAGATTGGCGACTCCTCACATTTGCCCCAGGAGTCCTTACATTTGGAAGGGGACTCCTCATATTCGGGCAGGGACTCCTCATATTCCGAAAACAACTCCTCATATAAGGCGGAAGATGAAAAGGCGCTTATGAGCATAGCTGCATCAATTGCTTCTACAGTGAGAGCGCCAGCGCAGGAGGTTCGTAAGGTAATAATCGAACTTTGCAAAGGCAGATTTCTGACTGTGGAGTCTTTATCCGGCTTACTCAACCGTAATCCGGCAGGGATTCGTAACCAATATTTAACGCCCATGGTACGAGAAGGCATACTCCGTCTGCGTTATCCAGAGACGCCGAATCGGCCGGATCAGGCATACACGTCTGTTGAAGGATCAAAATGA
- a CDS encoding DEAD/DEAH box helicase family protein — translation MKLQFDPNQQYQLDAVAAVTDLFDGQPQGAPEYSVIHVGDYGGLFAGQHRTELGVSNGLMISPEKLLANTRVVQARNDIETADTAVLIEAWDIFDSASNEVRQCPHFSVEMETGTGKTYVYLRTIFELSRRYGFQKFIIVVPSVAIREGVLKNIEITGEHFRALYNNPPFEHFVYDSKKVNRLRQFAVSNTLQILVINIDAFRKNFTGTEDEQKSNVIYKESDKLSGRQPIEFVQATRPIVIIDEPQSVDSTDKAQEAIKALNPLCTLRYSATHRNPYNLVYRLDPVRAFELRLVKQIVVASATADGGRNDAFVRVEKIDYTKGIKAKVRIHVQTPEGPKEKSVPVKSGSDLFELSNERASYQDGFVVAEINAEPGNEFVRFNNGRVLKQGEEIGGLRDDVWRVQIKHTVKKHLEKELQVRARGIKVLSLFFVDRVANYRDYDESGKPVMGKFAEFFEEVLAELAREERFRELEWLKLAVERLHNGYFAQDKKGVFKDTRGDTQADDEVYNLIMKDKERLLSSDEPLRFIFSHSALREGWDNPNVFQICTLNETRSSMKKRQEIGRGLRLPVNQDGLRVFDESVNKLFVVANESYEDFARALQNEYEEECGVTFGKVPITAFAKLTRLVDGEERPVGKEIATAIREALIGQSMLDSEGRIQPAFDPKRLGFALNLPEAHRDLAPAVIDLLAGYQIERHIRKERDEGSNHLRKEVQLSPEFQALWDRIKPKTTYRVEFETEDLVKRAVDSLRRMEKIEAAKIRVSAGQLGVAKGGVTTTAVSVAEERVSFKGLVPDLLAYLQNETELTRSTLVRILKESGRLSEFFVDPQRFMDSVATMLKYELHRLLIDGIKYERLPGSGSEAEWEMLLFKNEEFINYLTAMQVNKSVYEYVVYDSELEREFARRLDQREDIKLFVKLPGWFEVDTPVGKYNPDWAILKHDSQTLYLVRETKGTRDFLKLRTSEADKVRCGQRHFEALDVPFAVVVSADEV, via the coding sequence ATGAAACTTCAGTTTGACCCCAATCAGCAATACCAGCTTGACGCCGTGGCGGCGGTGACTGACCTCTTTGACGGTCAACCCCAGGGCGCGCCTGAATACTCCGTCATCCATGTCGGTGATTACGGCGGACTCTTTGCCGGGCAGCACCGGACAGAGCTGGGCGTTAGCAACGGACTTATGATCTCTCCCGAGAAATTGCTTGCCAATACACGCGTGGTGCAGGCGCGTAATGATATTGAAACAGCAGACACCGCAGTGCTGATCGAGGCATGGGATATCTTTGATTCGGCATCAAACGAGGTCCGACAGTGTCCGCACTTTTCCGTGGAGATGGAGACCGGTACAGGCAAAACATACGTTTATCTGCGCACCATCTTTGAGCTTTCCCGGCGATACGGTTTTCAAAAGTTCATCATCGTTGTGCCGAGCGTGGCCATCCGTGAGGGTGTGCTGAAGAATATAGAGATTACCGGCGAACATTTCCGCGCACTCTACAACAACCCGCCTTTCGAGCATTTCGTGTACGACTCGAAGAAGGTGAATCGCTTGCGGCAGTTCGCGGTGAGCAATACGCTGCAGATACTGGTGATCAATATCGACGCCTTCCGCAAAAACTTCACAGGCACCGAGGATGAGCAAAAGAGCAACGTCATCTATAAAGAAAGCGATAAGCTCTCCGGTCGCCAACCTATCGAATTCGTCCAGGCAACGCGGCCCATCGTCATCATCGACGAGCCCCAGAGCGTAGACTCAACTGATAAAGCGCAGGAAGCTATTAAGGCTCTCAATCCTTTATGTACGCTGCGCTACTCGGCCACTCACCGCAATCCCTATAACCTGGTCTACCGACTCGATCCTGTCCGGGCTTTCGAACTGAGATTGGTTAAACAGATCGTCGTGGCCAGCGCTACTGCGGATGGCGGCAGGAACGATGCTTTTGTGCGGGTAGAGAAGATCGATTACACTAAGGGCATCAAGGCCAAAGTACGAATTCACGTGCAGACGCCGGAAGGGCCGAAGGAGAAGTCGGTCCCCGTGAAAAGCGGCTCGGATTTGTTCGAGCTTTCAAATGAGCGTGCCAGTTATCAGGATGGTTTTGTTGTAGCTGAGATTAACGCTGAGCCCGGTAATGAGTTTGTGCGTTTCAATAATGGCCGCGTGCTCAAACAGGGCGAGGAAATAGGCGGTCTGCGGGACGATGTGTGGCGTGTCCAGATAAAGCATACGGTAAAGAAGCACCTGGAAAAGGAGCTTCAGGTTCGAGCTCGGGGCATCAAGGTACTGAGCCTGTTCTTTGTCGACCGAGTGGCGAATTACCGCGACTATGATGAATCTGGAAAGCCCGTAATGGGCAAATTCGCAGAGTTTTTTGAAGAGGTCCTTGCTGAATTGGCGCGGGAGGAACGATTCAGGGAACTGGAATGGTTGAAACTGGCTGTTGAGCGGCTTCATAACGGTTACTTTGCGCAGGACAAGAAAGGTGTCTTCAAGGATACGAGAGGCGACACGCAGGCCGATGACGAAGTGTATAACCTGATTATGAAAGACAAGGAACGGTTATTGTCAAGTGACGAGCCGTTGCGCTTCATCTTCAGCCATTCGGCCTTGCGCGAGGGATGGGACAATCCGAACGTATTTCAAATCTGCACGCTGAATGAGACGCGGAGCTCCATGAAAAAGCGGCAGGAGATCGGCAGGGGGCTGCGCTTACCGGTCAATCAAGACGGTCTGCGCGTCTTTGACGAGTCAGTTAACAAGCTTTTCGTTGTGGCCAATGAAAGCTATGAAGACTTTGCCCGCGCGCTCCAGAACGAATATGAGGAAGAGTGCGGCGTGACCTTCGGCAAGGTGCCGATTACCGCGTTTGCCAAACTCACACGCCTGGTGGATGGCGAAGAGAGGCCGGTAGGGAAAGAGATCGCGACGGCCATCCGGGAAGCTTTAATCGGTCAGAGTATGCTTGATTCTGAAGGTCGTATCCAACCGGCCTTTGACCCAAAACGTCTAGGATTTGCGCTTAATCTTCCGGAAGCGCATCGCGATCTTGCGCCCGCTGTCATCGACCTTTTGGCAGGATACCAGATTGAACGCCATATCCGCAAAGAGCGAGATGAAGGTTCTAATCATCTGCGTAAGGAAGTACAACTGAGTCCTGAGTTCCAGGCCCTTTGGGACCGCATTAAACCGAAGACCACCTATCGTGTGGAATTCGAGACAGAAGACTTGGTAAAACGCGCGGTAGACTCCCTGCGACGGATGGAAAAGATCGAGGCTGCAAAAATTCGCGTGAGTGCCGGGCAACTGGGAGTGGCCAAAGGCGGTGTGACAACGACGGCTGTCAGTGTCGCCGAGGAGCGGGTATCATTTAAGGGTCTGGTGCCGGACCTGTTGGCATATCTGCAGAATGAAACGGAATTGACGCGATCCACGCTTGTGCGTATTCTCAAGGAATCAGGACGGCTCTCAGAGTTCTTTGTTGATCCTCAGCGATTTATGGACTCCGTAGCTACGATGCTGAAGTATGAACTGCACCGCCTGCTGATTGACGGCATCAAGTACGAGCGCTTGCCCGGTTCCGGTTCAGAAGCGGAATGGGAAATGCTGCTCTTCAAAAATGAGGAGTTCATCAACTATCTGACCGCGATGCAGGTTAATAAGTCGGTGTACGAATATGTTGTATATGATTCGGAATTGGAACGCGAATTTGCACGTCGTCTGGATCAGAGAGAAGATATCAAGCTTTTTGTGAAATTACCGGGTTGGTTCGAAGTCGATACGCCGGTGGGTAAGTACAATCCAGACTGGGCTATCCTTAAGCATGATAGCCAGACGCTTTACCTTGTGCGCGAGACTAAAGGGACGCGAGATTTCTTGAAGCTTCGCACGAGTGAAGCTGACAAAGTTCGCTGTGGACAGCGGCACTTTGAGGCATTGGACGTTCCTTTCGCGGTTGTCGTGAGCGCGGATGAGGTTTAG